In Bradyrhizobium sp. G127, one genomic interval encodes:
- a CDS encoding thiolase family protein has translation MSFISGVGLTAFGRHEGRSTLDLMSEAAESALSDAGLQRSDVDGLLTGYSTTLPHLMLATVFAEHFGLQPSYAHAIQVGGATGLAMAMLAHELVEAGVAKIILVAAGENRLTGQARDSAMSTLAQVGHPDYEVPLGPTIPAYYGLLASRYMHDYGLTQEDMAEFAVLMRKHAMLHPGAQFRDPITVADVMVSREISSPLKLLDCCPVSDGGAAFIISREPVGDHHVRVLGCGQAHLHQHVTAARSLSDVGAAVALNRAREKAGVDPNKIKYAGIYDSFTITLAILIEELGLAPRGEAAGRVRNGDFGIGGALPLNTHGGLLSYGHCGCGGAMAHLAETQLQMTGRAGARQVRDASLALLHGDGGVMSSHVSMFLERVR, from the coding sequence ATGAGTTTCATCAGCGGCGTCGGACTGACGGCTTTCGGCAGGCATGAAGGCCGCTCGACGCTCGACCTGATGAGCGAGGCGGCGGAGAGTGCGCTGTCCGACGCGGGCTTGCAGCGGAGCGACGTCGACGGTCTGCTGACCGGCTACTCCACGACCCTGCCGCACCTCATGCTGGCGACCGTGTTTGCCGAGCATTTCGGCCTCCAGCCATCCTACGCACATGCGATTCAGGTCGGCGGCGCGACGGGTCTGGCGATGGCGATGCTGGCGCACGAACTGGTCGAGGCGGGCGTTGCGAAAATCATTCTGGTCGCCGCCGGTGAAAACCGCCTCACCGGCCAGGCGCGCGACTCGGCGATGAGCACGCTGGCGCAGGTCGGCCACCCCGACTACGAAGTGCCGCTCGGGCCGACGATCCCCGCGTACTACGGTCTGCTCGCCTCGCGCTACATGCACGACTATGGCCTCACGCAGGAAGACATGGCGGAATTCGCGGTGCTGATGCGCAAGCACGCGATGCTGCACCCCGGCGCGCAGTTCCGCGATCCGATCACCGTCGCGGATGTGATGGTATCACGCGAAATATCCTCGCCGCTGAAACTGCTGGATTGCTGTCCGGTGTCGGACGGCGGCGCCGCCTTCATCATCAGCCGCGAGCCGGTTGGCGATCATCATGTCCGTGTGCTCGGTTGCGGGCAGGCGCATCTGCATCAGCATGTCACGGCGGCGCGGTCTCTCTCCGATGTCGGCGCTGCGGTCGCGCTGAACCGGGCGCGCGAGAAGGCTGGCGTCGATCCGAACAAAATCAAATACGCCGGCATCTATGACAGCTTCACCATCACGCTGGCGATCCTGATCGAGGAACTCGGCCTCGCGCCGCGCGGTGAAGCGGCCGGGCGCGTGCGGAACGGCGATTTCGGCATCGGCGGCGCGCTGCCGCTCAACACCCACGGCGGATTGTTGAGCTATGGTCATTGCGGCTGCGGCGGAGCGATGGCGCATCTGGCGGAAACACAGTTGCAGATGACGGGTCGGGCCGGAGCGCGGCAGGTGCGCGATGCATCGCTCGCGCTGCTGCATGGCGATGGTGGCGTGATGTCATCTCATGTCAGCATGTTTCTGGAGCGGGTGCGATGA
- a CDS encoding TetR/AcrR family transcriptional regulator, protein MLATGPATLLHPGDEDSAKRHQIMDGARRVFMDMGFDGASMNEIARVAGVSKGTLYVYFADKSSLFEAIVEQESLQHGKTSFSFDPARGAETVLRDFGRAYIEIVCRPDGGSAVRTVMAIAERMPDVGRRFYENVIALTMRRLATYLEAKVRTNELAINDCELAAAQFMMMCQATLFQPYIFQAKPAPTPAQIATVVESATQVFLARYGRKS, encoded by the coding sequence ATGCTTGCCACCGGCCCTGCAACCCTCCTCCATCCTGGCGACGAGGACAGCGCCAAGCGCCACCAGATCATGGACGGTGCGCGGCGTGTCTTCATGGATATGGGCTTCGACGGCGCCAGCATGAACGAGATCGCGCGGGTGGCGGGGGTCTCCAAGGGCACCCTCTACGTCTACTTCGCCGACAAGAGCAGCCTGTTCGAAGCCATCGTCGAGCAGGAAAGTCTCCAGCACGGCAAAACATCATTCAGCTTCGATCCCGCCCGGGGTGCGGAGACGGTGCTGCGCGATTTCGGCCGCGCCTATATCGAGATCGTGTGCCGTCCGGACGGCGGCTCGGCGGTCCGGACGGTGATGGCCATTGCGGAACGGATGCCCGATGTCGGCCGCCGGTTTTATGAAAATGTGATCGCGCTCACCATGCGCCGCCTCGCCACTTATCTTGAGGCAAAAGTCAGGACAAATGAACTTGCGATCAACGACTGCGAGCTGGCAGCGGCGCAGTTCATGATGATGTGCCAAGCGACGCTGTTCCAGCCCTACATCTTTCAGGCCAAGCCCGCCCCCACGCCGGCGCAGATCGCAACCGTGGTCGAAAGCGCAACGCAAGTGTTCCTTGCGAGATATGGCCGCAAGAGCTGA
- a CDS encoding extensin family protein, with translation MTRGVSLFVVGSCVLVALAGCGRGFMTAEREPWRAEAEKACLKSGAVKETVGLVRIDPISGPGACGAEFPLKVAALGEPMSSLGYADDLRPPGSIGNQPRWPVSQPSYQQPSYSSQSPAYPSSQPYQASRPSPYPSQSGAPMPLNAPGVAPPDEEDIEAASDTTSPPMNRAPQSRAPYAAQPYSTSQPYTPPRLGPAQGSPVNRFGPVALKPTATLACPIVSALDRWLAESVQPAAQRWFGSPVAEIKQISAYSCRGMNGNSRAHISEHAFGNALDIAAFTLADGRRISVKDGWKGMPEEQGFLRDVQGAACQQFNTVLAPGSNVYHYDHIHVDLMRRASGRIICQPAAVSGEEIASRASPRGYVSRDLSRDGGITGSIGARVKRLFAKGPLSKEDQESIEDESRIK, from the coding sequence ATGACGCGTGGAGTGAGTTTGTTCGTCGTCGGCTCCTGTGTCCTTGTCGCGCTGGCGGGTTGCGGACGTGGTTTTATGACCGCGGAACGCGAACCATGGCGGGCCGAGGCGGAGAAGGCGTGCCTGAAATCCGGTGCGGTCAAGGAGACCGTTGGCCTCGTCCGTATCGATCCGATTTCGGGGCCGGGCGCCTGCGGCGCTGAATTCCCGTTGAAGGTCGCAGCCCTCGGCGAGCCCATGAGCAGTCTTGGCTATGCGGATGATCTGCGTCCGCCGGGCAGCATCGGCAATCAACCGCGCTGGCCGGTGTCGCAGCCATCCTATCAGCAGCCATCGTACTCGTCGCAGTCTCCGGCTTATCCGTCGTCGCAGCCCTATCAGGCGTCGCGCCCGTCGCCGTATCCGTCGCAGTCCGGCGCGCCGATGCCGCTGAACGCGCCGGGCGTCGCGCCGCCCGACGAAGAGGACATCGAGGCCGCATCCGATACGACATCCCCGCCAATGAATCGCGCGCCGCAATCGCGTGCGCCCTATGCTGCGCAGCCTTATTCCACGAGCCAGCCCTACACACCGCCGCGTCTCGGCCCCGCGCAGGGATCTCCGGTCAACAGGTTCGGGCCGGTTGCCCTCAAGCCGACCGCGACGCTGGCGTGTCCGATTGTCTCCGCGCTGGATCGCTGGCTGGCTGAATCCGTGCAACCCGCCGCGCAACGCTGGTTCGGTTCGCCGGTCGCCGAGATCAAGCAGATTTCGGCTTACTCATGCCGCGGCATGAACGGAAATTCGCGCGCCCATATTTCCGAGCATGCCTTCGGCAACGCGCTCGACATCGCGGCGTTCACGCTGGCGGACGGGCGGCGTATCTCGGTTAAGGACGGCTGGAAGGGGATGCCGGAAGAGCAGGGCTTCCTCCGCGACGTGCAGGGTGCGGCGTGTCAGCAGTTCAACACCGTGCTGGCGCCAGGCTCGAACGTCTATCATTACGACCACATTCACGTCGATTTGATGCGGCGCGCCAGTGGCCGCATCATCTGTCAGCCTGCGGCCGTCTCAGGCGAGGAAATCGCGTCGCGCGCTTCGCCGCGCGGATACGTCAGCCGCGACTTGTCGCGGGACGGAGGTATTACCGGCTCGATCGGGGCGCGGGTCAAGCGCTTGTTCGCCAAGGGCCCGCTGTCAAAGGAAGATCAGGAATCGATCGAGGACGAGTCCCGCATCAAGTGA
- a CDS encoding OB-fold domain-containing protein gives MTTTEIKGWTDGADAILYQSCGACRQLWYFHRPFCPSCGNISPQIHRASGKGMVYAATLVRRAATPEAKSHVPYAILLIDMAEGFRMMAHGDAGLKIGDRIVTEFRPFTSLRVPYAVKA, from the coding sequence ATGACTACGACAGAGATCAAGGGCTGGACCGACGGCGCGGACGCCATTCTCTATCAGTCATGCGGCGCGTGCCGGCAACTGTGGTATTTCCACCGCCCATTCTGTCCGTCGTGCGGCAATATATCGCCACAGATCCATCGTGCCAGCGGCAAGGGGATGGTTTATGCCGCGACCCTGGTGCGCCGCGCGGCCACGCCGGAGGCAAAATCCCATGTGCCTTATGCGATTCTGCTGATCGATATGGCGGAAGGTTTTCGCATGATGGCGCATGGCGACGCCGGTTTGAAAATCGGAGACCGCATCGTCACCGAGTTCAGGCCGTTCACAAGCCTGCGCGTGCCGTATGCGGTGAAAGCGTGA
- a CDS encoding FecR domain-containing protein has product MAGAGGAVAQAVGGGCVLEQTSFVARQVLHCGGGLTITPEAGAEYTLLDRDGNGKADAANLRGKALLIDAPKGSLGKAGFVVTTPQAIAAVRGTRWAVDAEGAKTSVFVARGRVSVRRTAGRGAVILGSGEGVDVEATTGPLIVKRWPAARVAALMARLGQ; this is encoded by the coding sequence ATGGCCGGGGCGGGCGGTGCTGTGGCGCAGGCTGTCGGCGGCGGCTGCGTGCTGGAGCAAACATCTTTTGTCGCGCGACAGGTTCTGCACTGTGGCGGCGGTCTGACGATCACTCCCGAGGCCGGCGCTGAATACACGCTTCTGGATCGCGACGGGAACGGCAAAGCCGACGCCGCCAATCTTCGCGGCAAGGCGTTGCTGATCGACGCGCCCAAAGGCAGCCTCGGCAAGGCCGGTTTCGTGGTCACAACGCCACAGGCGATCGCCGCGGTGCGCGGCACGAGATGGGCGGTGGATGCGGAAGGCGCCAAGACATCGGTGTTCGTCGCCAGAGGCCGCGTGTCGGTGCGCCGGACCGCGGGACGAGGGGCGGTCATCCTTGGTTCTGGCGAGGGCGTCGACGTGGAGGCGACCACCGGTCCGCTGATCGTCAAGCGCTGGCCGGCTGCTCGCGTCGCGGCGTTGATGGCGCGCCTTGGTCAGTAA
- a CDS encoding DHA2 family efflux MFS transporter permease subunit: MASNTATMDGVPAAPAETISTRRLIAFLIMVFGMFMSILDIQIVSASLSEIQAGLSASSSEVAWVQTSYLIAEVIAIPLSGFLSRALGTRLLFSISAAGFTVASFMCGLTSTIEQMILWRAIQGFVGAGMIPTVFASAYTVFPRSKFHIVGPIIGLVATLAPTIGPTVGGYITDLMSWHWLFFINIVPGIGITIGVLALVDFDKPNFKLLEHFDWWGLASMAGFLGSLEYVLEEGPRNDWLQDESIFFFAIVCVFSAVAFFYRALTQKEPIVDIRAFTDRNFALGCVFSFCVGIGLYGLTYVYPRYLAEVRGYSALMIGETVFVSGAAMFLSAPIIGRMMTKVDMRYMIAAGLIIFAISSWLMTGITRDYDFYELLLPQILRGVGIMMAMVPINNIALGTLPPARLKNASGLFNLTRNLGGAVGLAVINTVLDTRTDLHISRLHDRVTWGNATAVETLNMLTQKFQGAGNASLMALKQLSLIVHRQAVVMSFGDAFFILTCFYLGLSALVFFVNKPSLAGPPPDAH; encoded by the coding sequence ATGGCGTCCAATACCGCAACCATGGATGGCGTCCCCGCTGCGCCCGCTGAGACTATCAGCACGCGCCGGCTGATCGCGTTTCTCATCATGGTGTTCGGGATGTTCATGTCGATTCTGGACATCCAGATCGTCTCGGCATCGCTTTCGGAAATTCAGGCAGGCCTGTCGGCGAGTTCGAGCGAAGTCGCCTGGGTGCAGACCTCGTATCTGATCGCCGAGGTGATCGCGATTCCGCTGTCGGGCTTCCTGTCGCGCGCGCTCGGCACGCGGCTGCTGTTCTCGATTTCCGCTGCGGGCTTCACCGTTGCGAGTTTCATGTGCGGCCTGACCTCGACCATCGAGCAGATGATCCTGTGGCGCGCAATCCAGGGCTTCGTCGGTGCGGGCATGATCCCGACCGTGTTCGCCTCGGCCTACACGGTATTTCCGCGTTCCAAATTCCATATCGTCGGCCCGATCATAGGCCTCGTCGCGACGCTGGCGCCGACCATCGGGCCGACCGTCGGCGGCTACATCACCGACCTGATGTCATGGCACTGGCTGTTCTTCATCAACATCGTGCCCGGCATCGGCATCACCATCGGCGTGCTGGCGCTGGTCGATTTCGACAAGCCGAACTTCAAGCTGCTGGAGCATTTCGACTGGTGGGGCCTTGCCTCGATGGCTGGCTTCCTCGGCTCGCTCGAATACGTGCTGGAGGAAGGCCCGCGCAACGACTGGCTCCAGGACGAGTCCATTTTCTTCTTCGCGATCGTCTGCGTGTTCTCGGCGGTGGCTTTCTTCTATCGCGCGCTGACGCAGAAGGAGCCGATCGTCGACATCCGCGCCTTCACCGACCGCAATTTCGCGCTCGGTTGCGTGTTCTCGTTCTGCGTCGGCATCGGGCTCTACGGCCTGACTTATGTCTATCCGCGCTATCTGGCCGAGGTGCGCGGCTACAGCGCGCTGATGATTGGCGAAACGGTGTTCGTTTCGGGCGCTGCGATGTTTCTCAGCGCGCCGATCATCGGGCGGATGATGACCAAGGTCGACATGCGCTACATGATCGCTGCGGGTCTCATCATCTTCGCGATCAGTTCGTGGCTGATGACCGGAATTACGCGCGATTACGATTTTTATGAACTGCTGTTGCCTCAGATCCTGCGCGGTGTCGGCATCATGATGGCGATGGTGCCGATCAACAACATTGCGCTCGGAACGCTGCCGCCCGCGCGCCTGAAGAACGCGTCCGGCCTGTTCAACCTGACGCGTAATCTCGGCGGCGCCGTCGGCCTCGCCGTTATCAACACCGTGCTCGACACCCGTACTGACCTGCATATTTCACGGCTGCATGACAGGGTGACATGGGGCAACGCGACTGCGGTCGAAACGCTCAACATGCTGACGCAGAAATTCCAAGGCGCGGGGAATGCATCGCTGATGGCGTTGAAGCAATTGTCGCTGATCGTGCATCGGCAGGCGGTGGTGATGAGTTTCGGCGACGCCTTTTTCATCCTGACGTGCTTCTACCTGGGCCTAAGCGCGCTGGTGTTCTTCGTCAACAAGCCAAGCTTGGCCGGCCCGCCGCCGGACGCGCATTGA
- a CDS encoding MBL fold metallo-hydrolase, with protein MIFRQLFDSTSSTYTYLLASRKGGEALIIDPVLEKVDRYIQLLRDLDLKLIKAVDTHVHADHITGLGALRDLTHCITVMGEQSGVDVVSMRVSDGDRIDIEGLSLDVLYTPGHTDDSYSFILPDRVFTGDTLLIRGTGRTDFQNGDPRAQYDSIFNRLLKLPDQTLIYPAHDYKGDTVSTIGEEKTCNPRLQVKSIDQYVDLMNNLHLPNPKMMDVAVPANLHMGLAQDEVAKRGWALMPSDARDMIGRQGVALIDLRERREREKYGIIPGSLHAPYPDLADNVKPGGIIHQLGRTAGSQLLFYCAYGERSAMAVQAAQDAGLANARHIQGGLEGWRKAGGPIADVS; from the coding sequence ATGATCTTTCGCCAGCTCTTCGACAGCACGTCCAGCACCTACACCTACCTGCTTGCGAGCCGCAAAGGCGGCGAGGCGTTGATTATCGATCCCGTGCTTGAAAAGGTCGATCGCTACATCCAGTTGCTACGCGATCTCGATCTCAAACTCATCAAGGCCGTCGATACCCACGTCCATGCCGACCACATCACGGGCCTCGGCGCGCTGCGCGACCTGACCCATTGCATCACGGTGATGGGCGAACAGAGTGGCGTGGATGTCGTCTCAATGCGCGTTTCCGACGGCGACCGCATCGACATCGAGGGATTGAGCCTCGATGTGCTTTACACCCCCGGACACACCGACGATTCCTACAGCTTCATCTTGCCGGATCGCGTGTTTACCGGCGACACGCTGCTGATCCGCGGAACCGGCCGCACCGATTTCCAGAACGGCGATCCGCGCGCACAATACGATTCCATCTTCAACCGGCTGCTGAAACTCCCCGACCAGACGCTGATCTACCCGGCCCACGACTACAAGGGGGACACGGTCTCCACCATCGGCGAGGAGAAGACCTGCAATCCGCGCCTGCAGGTGAAGTCCATCGATCAGTATGTCGACCTGATGAACAACCTGCATCTGCCGAATCCGAAGATGATGGATGTGGCGGTGCCGGCGAATCTGCACATGGGCCTCGCGCAGGACGAAGTCGCCAAGCGCGGCTGGGCGCTGATGCCGTCGGACGCCAGGGACATGATCGGACGGCAGGGCGTCGCGCTGATCGACCTGCGAGAGCGCCGCGAGCGCGAAAAATACGGCATCATTCCGGGCTCGCTTCACGCGCCCTATCCCGATCTCGCGGACAACGTGAAGCCCGGCGGCATCATTCACCAGCTTGGCCGCACCGCCGGCAGCCAGTTGCTGTTCTATTGCGCCTATGGCGAACGCTCCGCGATGGCCGTGCAGGCCGCACAGGACGCAGGCCTCGCCAACGCCCGGCACATCCAGGGCGGACTCGAAGGCTGGCGCAAGGCGGGCGGACCGATCGCTGACGTGTCGTAA
- a CDS encoding GGDEF domain-containing protein, whose protein sequence is MIFSPLQLLRERRLPESIYAELIGDLFSATPLIAVFAISQCVIGAAIFIETRDAIVLALAAANVLISCERMWMVHNYHRAAADSPLSSAEAGVWEQRFATRSVATGVLVSAMGVRCFMLPEPTVHMLIVGVLFSYAAGTITRVAFRPRLALFNLLVVAVPPAIASIFHGGMMYLCLGLSMIIFMIGAFDVVQHSYETIVSQLMLKRRFAGLAQRDALTGLANRLGFNENLETIIADAQRNGYSLAVHSLDLDRFKAANDLYGHPAGDAILQEVARRLMRLTRASDLLVRLGGDEFVLVQTGVATREQATALAARIVEDISSHYSVNGHVIEIGTSVGIALMSNEDLTPDELLGRADQALYQAKRTRSGFAVYAAAPHLVPSLIDGDDFQDHNAVTRKTVNLR, encoded by the coding sequence ATGATCTTTTCACCGCTGCAATTGCTTCGCGAGCGTCGGCTTCCCGAGAGCATCTATGCTGAATTGATCGGCGACCTGTTCAGCGCCACGCCGCTGATAGCTGTGTTTGCGATCAGCCAGTGCGTTATCGGCGCCGCCATCTTCATCGAGACCCGCGATGCTATCGTGCTGGCACTGGCGGCCGCGAACGTTCTGATTTCGTGTGAACGCATGTGGATGGTGCATAACTATCATCGGGCCGCCGCAGATTCTCCGTTGTCGAGCGCCGAAGCCGGCGTATGGGAACAGCGTTTTGCAACCCGAAGCGTTGCAACGGGTGTCCTCGTCTCGGCGATGGGCGTGCGCTGTTTCATGCTGCCCGAGCCGACGGTTCATATGCTGATCGTCGGCGTCCTGTTCTCCTACGCTGCCGGCACCATCACGCGCGTGGCTTTTCGGCCGCGCCTCGCGTTGTTCAATCTGCTGGTGGTCGCTGTCCCACCAGCCATCGCCAGCATTTTTCACGGCGGGATGATGTATCTCTGCCTCGGCTTGTCGATGATCATTTTCATGATCGGCGCCTTCGATGTCGTCCAGCATTCCTACGAGACAATCGTCAGCCAGCTCATGCTCAAGCGGAGATTCGCCGGTCTCGCCCAGCGCGACGCGCTGACAGGCCTCGCCAACCGGCTCGGGTTCAACGAGAATCTGGAAACCATTATCGCCGACGCGCAGCGCAACGGCTACAGCCTCGCCGTTCACAGCCTCGATCTCGACCGCTTCAAGGCAGCGAACGATCTTTACGGTCATCCTGCCGGTGACGCGATCCTGCAGGAAGTCGCGCGGCGGCTGATGCGCTTGACCCGGGCGAGCGACCTCCTGGTGCGGCTAGGCGGCGACGAATTCGTGCTGGTGCAAACCGGCGTGGCCACACGCGAACAGGCCACCGCATTGGCAGCGCGCATCGTCGAGGACATCAGCTCGCACTACAGCGTCAACGGACACGTCATCGAAATCGGCACCAGCGTCGGAATCGCCCTGATGTCCAACGAAGACCTGACGCCCGACGAGCTGCTCGGCCGCGCCGATCAGGCGCTCTATCAGGCCAAGCGAACACGAAGCGGCTTCGCGGTCTACGCCGCTGCACCGCATCTCGTTCCGTCACTCATCGACGGCGACGATTTCCAGGATCACAACGCCGTCACCAGAAAGACGGTCAACCTGCGCTAG
- a CDS encoding HlyD family secretion protein: MAVPARDQVARVVHPEPDVSEMDASRAAPAAEQELRSRPAENPATEAPSAETGGETSKPKSALRRKVLIGVGALAALAAIYFGIHYMVIGRYMVTTDDAYVRANNTTMGAKIAGHVSRIAVGDNTRVGAGNVVFEIDDGDYRLAVENARAKVATQEATIARIGRQVTAQESSVDQAQAQLASAEAAIKRAEADFGRQESLSSKGFASKATFDVSQAGRDQAIASVQGAKAALVAAQAQVDVVKAQKAEAEGQLQELRAALAKAVRDLSFTVVRAPVDGIFSNRIVNVGDYVQPGQRLANVVPLDDVYIDANYKETQLGRLKAGQPVSITVDGVTGRTIKGIVDSLAPASGSVFTLLPPDNATGNFTKVVQRVPVRIRVPFSVARENLLRPGMSVITTVNTKPAPDGVDPIVAR, encoded by the coding sequence ATGGCCGTGCCTGCCCGAGATCAGGTTGCAAGGGTTGTTCACCCGGAGCCTGACGTCTCCGAGATGGATGCATCGCGGGCTGCGCCAGCTGCAGAGCAGGAGTTGCGTTCGCGCCCTGCGGAAAATCCCGCAACCGAAGCGCCCTCGGCGGAAACTGGCGGCGAGACCTCGAAACCGAAATCCGCGCTGCGCCGAAAAGTGCTGATCGGCGTCGGCGCGCTTGCCGCGCTGGCGGCCATCTATTTCGGTATCCATTACATGGTGATCGGCCGCTACATGGTCACCACCGATGACGCCTATGTCCGCGCCAACAACACCACCATGGGCGCGAAGATTGCCGGGCATGTGTCCAGAATCGCGGTGGGCGATAACACGCGCGTCGGCGCGGGCAATGTCGTGTTCGAGATCGACGATGGCGATTATCGTCTGGCCGTGGAAAACGCCCGCGCGAAAGTCGCGACGCAGGAAGCCACTATCGCTCGCATCGGGCGGCAGGTGACCGCGCAGGAAAGTTCGGTCGATCAGGCTCAGGCGCAACTCGCCTCCGCCGAAGCCGCCATCAAGCGCGCCGAGGCTGATTTCGGCCGTCAGGAAAGTCTCAGCAGCAAGGGGTTCGCATCGAAGGCGACATTCGACGTCTCGCAGGCCGGCCGCGATCAGGCGATCGCATCTGTGCAGGGCGCCAAGGCCGCGCTCGTCGCGGCGCAGGCGCAGGTCGATGTGGTCAAGGCGCAGAAAGCGGAAGCCGAAGGCCAGTTGCAGGAATTGCGCGCGGCGCTCGCCAAGGCGGTGCGCGACCTGTCGTTCACGGTGGTGCGTGCGCCGGTGGACGGCATCTTCTCCAACCGCATCGTCAATGTCGGTGACTACGTGCAGCCGGGCCAGCGCCTTGCCAATGTGGTGCCGCTCGACGACGTCTACATCGATGCAAACTACAAGGAAACGCAGCTTGGCCGCCTGAAAGCCGGTCAGCCTGTCAGCATCACCGTCGACGGAGTCACCGGTCGCACCATCAAGGGCATCGTCGACAGTCTCGCGCCGGCATCGGGCTCGGTTTTCACGCTGCTGCCGCCCGACAACGCCACCGGCAATTTCACCAAGGTGGTCCAGCGCGTTCCGGTTCGCATTCGCGTGCCGTTCTCGGTGGCGCGGGAAAACCTGCTGCGGCCAGGCATGTCCGTGATCACCACGGTCAACACCAAGCCCGCGCCTGACGGCGTCGATCCGATCGTCGCAAGATAG